The Miscanthus floridulus cultivar M001 chromosome 6, ASM1932011v1, whole genome shotgun sequence genomic interval gcacctgcacctgcacctgcacggGCTTATCCCTTGCCTCCATGATCACTTGAGAAGGCAGAGGCCGCTGCCCTTCTAGGCTTCTACGGTTCTACGACTACGTTCGCTTTGCGTCCTTCAGATGCAAATGTGCAACATTATAACTGAGGCCTCGTTCACTTTATAAATTTTTTGAACCTaataaatagtaccactttcgttttatttgataaatattgtccaatcgtgaatCAACtatgctcaaaagattcatctcgtgatttccaactaaactatataattagttatttttttacctgcATTTAATACTacatacaagcggctaaaaattgatgtaatagagagagagtgaaaaaacttggaatttggatggcatctaaacaagacccGAGCAGAAGGTTAACTTGCAGACGGGCAGAAACAATCCGTCCACGAGTCACGACCATAGAAGGAGTTCAGAGGTAAACACCGTGATGGTTATTATTATTAGTACTGCTACATCGTGTCAGTTGATTCAGTTTGTATCGGCGCAGCAACTGAGACAACGCAGAGTCAAAAGCTCAGGGAAGAAAACACCAAAAGCCAGACGGCATCCGTATCTCGGTCCTCGGCAGAGCGGCCGGAACGATGCCCCATCTGGAACATACAGTACTCCATACAGCTACTGTAATTTACAGGTCGTCAGTCTCGCGGGGCAGCTTGGGCGCTCTTCAAAAAAATCGCCAGGCCACACGCGTGCGGGCGCTCATCACAAGTGAAGGACGGCGCGGATCAGCTTGCGGCCACGGCGTCAGCCGCCAGAGGACCCGAGCTCAGGAGCTGGCGGAGCCTGGGCGCACCGTGCTCCACGCGCCGGCCGCCGCTGCTGCCACCTCTCGATGGGCCTCCGACGTCCATCATCGAGAGGAAGTTCTTGACGACGCGAGCCGACGGTGGCGTGGTGGCCGTCTGGTGGCCTGCGGACGCTTCTTGGGTTTGGTCTGATGCACCGTCCGCTAGTTTCTCCTGTGATGTGATGTCATGTGAGGGGTTCGTTTCAGAAAATGGGACATGTTCATTGTTCGAAGGAAACGGAATGTCGAGTAATAGCCTGTTCGATTGGctagttcgtatcgttgctggttcgtgaagaagtaccacTGGCTGATTgcctgatttgtgtgagagaaaaatactgttccagctggaaatttacgatcgtttacgataagccacagtcaaacgaacaggctgtaagaGTTCAAGTATGTATGCCGTTAAAAGATGAAGTACCACCAGAGCCGCATTCTCCATTCTTAGTTTCTGGGAGCTTTCCGTTAGCTTGCTGATTTCGCTTCGGAGGGATGTGTTCTCTGCGGTCAGTAACTCTACTTTCCTAGCCAGCTCTTCAGTCTCAGCCTGAAACGACAGGAAAAACCAACATGAGCATCATGTAATAAAGGTTAGAGTTGAGCTATAACTGAGACGCCACAAACTCTACAAACTGAATATACATACGTTTTGCTCTCAATAAGGGGGTGGCACAGAACTTTTCTGAAGTGAATAATTTCGGAAACAATTAATAGCATGGCTGACAAGGGCATCTTGGGTTTACCTGCTTCCTCAGCCTTGAGCGTCGGGCAGATTCCCTATTTGACTGCTTCCTCCTTTCACGCTTTGATTCCTTATCGTCCTGACAATACAGCAACAGTTAAACGTTCCAATTACTTCGAGCAAACCAAGAATATTTAATCCTATAAGTTGAACCCATTCTAGCAGCTCATAAGAATACCAATTAAGTCTGCTCATAAAACAAAGCAGCAACCAAGAAACCCATTAAGATACTCTAGTGGCGTCTTTTTTACAAAGTGGAGAGGATACCGAAACAAAGTTATCAAGCACTGTCAACCAGATCAGAAGGGGAGAAAAGCATAACCGTCCACTCCAAGTGTCACGTCAAACATACCTTAGCCGGCCATTCGGTTGATGTCGCACCACTAACTTTGAAGTCACTACCCGTGCTCACACATGGTTTCATCGTTGCATCTGGAATGTGCACATTGGACAAAGTTGGTAATCTTCCTGATTCTCCTGGTTTATCATTAGTTGCCGAAACTCCACATGTTTCTGAACAAAAAAGGGGTGGAAATCAAGGCCCTTTTGACATATCATTGAAACTTACTGAACAATTGGTTCGATTTAACAAATAAGTTGAGAAATAACAAGCAAGAGTTCTGGATCGCCTGACTGAAAATATGCAATTATCATGTATATATATAGACTATGTTTGATGATGATGAACGACATAATGAGTAGAGGAGTATTTCAGTAGAGTACCTGATGTAGTCCTATCATCTAAGTTCCTTTTCTTTGGCGTTCCGCTCATCTATAGAATGAAAAAAATGCTTACAGCGTCAGTGTTTCTTGGCTAACTCGGAACATCATGACACCATTGGCCACAGAACAATACCTTTTGGTTGTTTCCATCGCTGGATCCTTCTAGGCTGTAATCCCCACTAAATTCACAGCATCCAGAAACAAAAGGACTCAG includes:
- the LOC136456315 gene encoding G-box-binding factor 3-like isoform X1 yields the protein MGHDEAVVTQNSVKAPSPPKDQPAIYPCLDWSTMQAYYGPGVLPPAFLNPGIAPPGHVPPPYMRGPQNMPPAAFGKPYAAIYPHAGGFLHPFMPLMVNPLSAEPAKSVNSKDNSLNKKLKEIDGTAVSSGNSEKTSGDYSLEGSSDGNNQKMSGTPKKRNLDDRTTSETCGVSATNDKPGESGRLPTLSNVHIPDATMKPCVSTGSDFKVSGATSTEWPAKDDKESKRERRKQSNRESARRSRLRKQAETEELARKVELLTAENTSLRSEISKLTESSQKLRMENAALVEKLADGASDQTQEASAGHQTATTPPSARVVKNFLSMMDVGGPSRGGSSGGRRVEHGAPRLRQLLSSGPLAADAVAAS
- the LOC136456315 gene encoding G-box-binding factor 3-like isoform X2, which encodes MGHDEAVVTQNSVKAPSPPKDQPAIYPCLDWSTMQAYYGPGVLPPAFLNPGIAPPGHVPPPYMRGPQNMPPAAFGKPYAAIYPHAGGFLHPFMPLMVNPLSAEPAKSVNSKDNSLNKKLKEIDGTAVSSGNSEKTSGDYSLEGSSDGNNQKMSGTPKKRNLDDRTTSETCGVSATNDKPGESGRLPTLSNVHIPDATMKPCVSTGSDFKVSGATSTEWPAKDDKESKRERRKQSNRESARRSRLRKQAETEELARKVELLTAENTSLRSEISKLTESSQKLRMENAALEKLADGASDQTQEASAGHQTATTPPSARVVKNFLSMMDVGGPSRGGSSGGRRVEHGAPRLRQLLSSGPLAADAVAAS
- the LOC136456315 gene encoding G-box-binding factor 3-like isoform X4, with the translated sequence MGHDEAVVTQNSVKAPSPPKDQPAIYPCLDWSTMQAYYGPGVLPPAFLNPGIAPPGHVPPPYMRGPQNMPPAAFGKPYAAIYPHAGGFLHPFMPLMVNPLSAEPAKSVNSKDNSLNKKLKEIDGTAVSSGNSEKTSGDYSLEGSSDGNNQKMSGTPKKRNLDDRTTSETCGVSATNDKPGESGRLPTLSNVHIPDATMKPCVSTGSDFKVSGATSTEWPAKDDKESKRERRKQSNRESARRSRLRKQAETEELARKVELLTAENTSLRSEISKLTESSQKLRMENAALLEQYFSLTQIRQSASGTSSRTSNDTN
- the LOC136456315 gene encoding G-box-binding factor 3-like isoform X3; the encoded protein is MGHDEAVVTQNSVKAPSPPKDQPAIYPCLDWSTMQAYYGPGVLPPAFLNPGIAPPGHVPPPYMRGPQNMPPAAFGKPYAAIYPHAGGFLHPFMPLMVNPLSAEPAKSVNSKDNSLNKKLKEIDGTAVSSGNSEKTSGDYSLEGSSDGNNQKMSGTPKKRNLDDRTTSETCGVSATNDKPGESGRLPTLSNVHIPDATMKPCVSTGSDFKVSGATSTEWPAKDDKESKRERRKQSNRESARRSRLRKQAETEELARKVELLTAENTSLRSEISKLTESSQKLRMENAALVLEQYFSLTQIRQSASGTSSRTSNDTN